The following DNA comes from Pseudomonadota bacterium.
AACGAGGAGCCCCTCGTAGACGTCGAGCACCCGCCGCGCGACGGCCGTTTCCGAGAGCGGTCCGACGACGTCGCGACCGTTGGAGCGGCGCGCCCCCTCGAGCACGCGGACGAGCGCGGCGCCGAGCGCGGCCGGCGCCCGATCCGCGATCTCCGACGGCGAGACGCCGGCGATCCGCGCCCGCACGTCGCCGACCTCGACGGTGACGACCGGGAGGTTGCAGGCGAGCGCCTCCTTCACGATCGTCGAGCTGCCCTCGTGATCGCTCGTCAGGATCAGGCAGTCCGCGGCGTTCAGGTAGTCGGGGACGCGGTCGGGCTCGACAGAGACGAGTGGCTCGAGGCGGACGGCGGGGAGCGTCTTCCGCGCCTCGGCCACGGCCGCCTCCGCGAGATCCCGGCGCTTCCCGGGCGACGGGTTCCCCGCGTTGAACAGGACGACGCGCGCCTCGAGGTCCCAGCCCAGAGCGCGCCGCGCCTCATCGCGCGGCCGCGGGCGGAACAGCTCGAGGTCGACGCCCATGGGGATCACCGAGGCGCGATCCCTGCGCCAGACGAGCCGGCGCTCGAGCTCCTCGCTGACGCAGATGATCCGGTCCGCGCGCAACGCCGCGAGCTGCGATAGGGCGTGGGTCGCTGCCCCGAGCGCGGGGTCCAGGTGCGGCACGGGGTTCAGATCGCTCCCGTGGAAGGTCACGACGAGCGGCAGCGAGGTGCTCACCGCGCACAGGAAGGCGGAGCCGCTGCCGTAGTGGGCGTGGACGAGATC
Coding sequences within:
- a CDS encoding glycosyltransferase — its product is MIVIPGRPGGIEMIFSRRQAEALGALGVDVRQFLLDPSRSFSSLLRERRRLEREIRAVAPDLVHAHYGSGSAFLCAVSTSLPLVVTFHGSDLNPVPHLDPALGAATHALSQLAALRADRIICVSEELERRLVWRRDRASVIPMGVDLELFRPRPRDEARRALGWDLEARVVLFNAGNPSPGKRRDLAEAAVAEARKTLPAVRLEPLVSVEPDRVPDYLNAADCLILTSDHEGSSTIVKEALACNLPVVTVEVGDVRARIAGVSPSEIADRAPAALGAALVRVLEGARRSNGRDVVGPLSETAVARRVLDVYEGLLVPPRAEPRRCV